The genomic region ATTAATGTTCCGGGCAAAATATGGTGCAATTGACGGCGATATTATTTATAAAGATGGTATTTATCATCTTTTTTATAAAGGAAATACTAAAAACGAAAAGGGAGAAGAAATAAAAAATGGTATACAACAGGCGGTTAGTACCTCTTTAGAAGGACCTTGGAGGGAAGACTTTAAATATCTGGATTCCTATGCCAATTCAGATATAGTTGTAGAGGGTTCTTCGGTTTTTAAACTAAATGATAGTGAGCAGTATATCCTGATGTATGATCTATATTCCAGTGGCCGTTACGAGTTTCAGAGAAGCAAGGATCTTTTTAATTTTTCAGAAAAAACAGAAAACTTTACAAAAGATTTTTTTCCACGTCACGGTAGTGTGATCGGGATTACCAAAGAAGAAGTACAAAAACTCCAAAAAAAATGGGGTGGTGTACCCAAAGAACTTTTAAATGAAGGAGAATGAAAATAGTAAACACTTTTTTTATCGTATTTGTATGTATACTCTATGGAGGTAACTTACATGCACAACAAAAATCAGATTCTGCATTTATTTTTGAACCTACACAAAATCCGCTTTTTACCCACAAATATACAGCAGATCCGGCTGCTTTGGTAGAAGGTGATATGTTATGGTTGTTTAGCGGGCATGATTACGAAGGAGGGCAACAAGGTTATAAAATGAAAGATTGGCTCGTGTTTTCTACTAAGGATATGAAAACCTGGGAAGAACATCCAGTACCATTAAAAATTACCGATTTTGAATGGGCAACCAGTGGAGATGCCTATGCCGGTCACGTTGCTAAAAGATATGGAAAGTATTACTGGTATATTAGTACCAATTGGAATGGAATTGGTGTTGCCGTAGCCGATAAACCAGAAGGCCCATATAAAGATGCGTTGGGAGAGCCATTATTAACTAATGAAGATTGCTTCGCCTCTACACATTCCTGGACGTGTATAGATCCTGCAATTTTTATCGATGAAGATGATCAGCCTTGGATTTTTTGGGGAAATGGAGTTTGTTATTACGCCAGGCTTAAAGACAATATGATCGAAATCGAAGGAGATATTAAGAAAATTGATTTTGATGGTTTTGAATTTACCGAGGCGCCCTGGGTGCATAAGGCTAATGGCAAATATTACCTGACGTATGCTACTGGGTTTCCAGAAAAAATAGCTTATGCTATGGCAGAAGATATCGAGGGGCCTTATGAATATAAAGGGATTTTAAATGAAATTGCAGGGAATAGCAATACCAACCATCAGTCAATCGTAGCATTTAATAATGATTGGTATTTTATTTATCATAATGGAGGCATTCAGACCGATGGTTCCAGTTATAGCAGATCTGTCTGTATTGAAAAAATGGAATACAATGATGATGGAACTATCAAGCCAATTGTAATGACAACCAAAGGAATTTATAATGAAGAATAAATTATTCTTCTGCTGCAGATAATCCCAGGCCTAAGTCTTCCAGAGATTTGCCTTTGGTTTCTGGCATCATAAATTTCACATACAACAATTGCAAAACCATCATAAATGCAAAGCAGGCAAAAACCCATCCCGGACCAATACTACCAAATAAAACGGGAACCAGTGAAGGGATGATGGCGGCCAGTACCCAATGAGTAGACGATCCAAAAGCCTGTCCACTCGCACGTAGGTGATTAGGGAAAATTTCAGAAATAAAAACCCAAATAACCGAGCCCTGTCCAATAGCATGAGCGGCGATAAAAATAAAGATAAAGATAGGTACACTCATGCCGCCCCAATCTAAAAAGAAAGCGGCAGATACCATGGATAAAGAAATAATGTAGCCTATAGAACCTATAAACATTAAAGTACGTCGCCCTAAGCGATCGATTAAAAATAAGGCCATGAAGGTGAAAATAATATTGGTTACACCAACACCAATACTGCTAAGCAGAGAAGCACTTTCTTCTAAACCAGCTTCTTCAAAAATCCTTGGGGCGTAATAGAGAAGAGCGTTAATTCCCGAGAACTGGTTGAAAAAGGCAATAAGAAAAGCTAATATCAAAGGTTTACGATACTTTTTCATAAAAATGGTTTCATGACTGGATTTTCCATGATCGGCTTGCCGCTTAATTTCAGCAATCTTATCGTCTAAGTTTTTAGAAGTATCAATTTTCGATAAAATACTTCGAGCTTTTTCAATTTTACCCTGTGCGATTAACCAACGGGGGCTTTGCGGGATAACCAGTACTAAAAAAGTATAAATTAATGCTGGCAAAGCTTCCATACCTACCATCCAACGCCAGGGTTCGCTACCGCTATCTCGTAAAAGATAATTCGACGCATAAGCCGCAAGCATTCCTAATACAATATTGAACTGATAGAAAGCAACCAGGCGACCCCGGTCTTTTTCAGGAGCGATTTCAGAAATATAAGCTGGTGCCGCGATGGTGGAAGCTCCAACTCCCAATCCGCCAATAAATCTGAAAATCCCGAAAGTAATAGGGTCATCTACCAAAGCAGATCCTAATGCAGAAATTACATATAATATCCCAATAAAAAATAAACTCTTTTTTCTTCCCAGGGCATTGGTAGGAATACCTCCAAAAACCGCTCCGGCTACCGTGCCCCACAATGCCATACCAATTACATAGGTGCCATGAAACGCATCAGAGCTATGCCAGATTTGTTGCAATTGCTTTTCAGCTCCCGAAATTACTACGGTATCAAAACCAAATAGAAATCCTGCAAATGCGGCACAAAGTGACCAGAGTACTATTTTATTCATTCTGTTAAAATAAAAATTAAAATTTTTGAGAATATAGCCATTTTTATCGAAATGATAATTTAATCTTGAAAATATCAGGAATTTGTATTTCAGAAGTTTATAAAAAATACGCAATTATTTTATTCTGATTTTAGACAGGGTAAAATTGAGATACCTCCGAAAACGATATTGTGAAGATTTTATATCTTCGAGTTAAACCTTACATAAATGCTTTTTTAAGTCTATGGATTGAACATATTTTCGCTGAGTATTAACAACAAAAAAAATAAAATTATGGCATCTTATTTAAGAACGGAGGAGATAAAAACATCATTGCGGGTATTGGTAAATCAGTATATTGAGGAGTGCAGGGATTGTGATAAAATACCGCAGGATTTTATTGATTTGTTACGCCATAACTTTTTAGCAAAGTTCGTTTTTTATAATAAGAATGATAAAACTATAGAAATAGGTATTAATAAAGGATCATCACCAGAGGGGTATCCTAATATTAAAGTCTTTAGTTTTCCTGTAAATAAAGCTGTGGAATGGCTGGACGAATCATTTAAAAGTGAAACAAACGATTTAGAGTTCTATGGAAAATTACTGAATAGAAATGAAATAATTAGTTCATCAGAATTAGTATTGATTTAAAGAATATTTCAAATGTTGTAATACGGGAGGTTGTCTCTTAGGTTTGTTGCGAACAAGTCTAGAAGACAGTCTCCTTATTTTATTGTTTACTTATAAGCGCTTGCTTGCTCAACAAGTTTTTTAACCTGTAAATCGCCAAAGCCATAAATACTTTCGCGTTTACAAAATTCCCTAAAAATAAGGGTGAAATCATCTGTTTGTAGCTCATTCATAATACTTAAGATAGAAGCTACCGGACGTTCTGGATAATTCTCCTGCGGAATTCGGGCGATATGGGCTTCAACGGCGGGAAGAATGAATGGGAATTCTTCTTGTAGATTTATAGCCATTTGCTTTAGTCTTCCTAGCTCGTTATTTTGATAGTACTGCCAAAGCTTTGCAAAATCCAGAATATTATGTACCAATTTTCGATGCTTATAAGCTAAGGTTAATTCTGTTTCACTTAATCGGCTAAATCCATATTGGCTATGCTCTTTTGGCATTATCAGGAAAATAGTTTTTAAAGATGGATTTTCAATGATTAAAGAAGTAACAAACCATAAATTAGCCTGGCAGAAAAGGTCATGTTCAAACCAAAGATTGATCTCGCAGTTTTTGGTAATATCCAAAATTTTTTGAAACTCGGATTTTACGTTTTTGAGATAATTTTCTTCAGTTTCACCATAGTTTTTACAAATAAAATTTGCCCTGTTTGCAAAAAAGCTATCAAAATCATCTCCTTTTGTAGTTCCTTCTATGAAACATTCCCTTGCTATAATTAATTTACCTTTAAGGGCTTTAGGAAATTGATATTTTAGGGCATCGCCGTTTAGAATATGATATTGGGGTAGCATAGGGAAAAAATGAATACCTAAAGATAGTTCATTTTAATGTAAAATAAAATATCCCAAATTCAGCAAAAATCAATAATTAAATTGCCTAATTTGGGATTCCCTGTTATAATTATCCAATGATATCGGCGACTATAAGTTTGGCGTGAATTCTGGAATTTTCTATAAACCATTTATGGGTTTCCATCCCTCCGCATATTACTCCGGCAAGGTAAATTCCGGGAATATTGGTTTCCATGGTATTTTCATCATACATCGGGATTTTTTTATCTTCGTCTTTTAAAGAAATTCCGATATTATCCAGAAACTCGAAGTTAGGGCGATATCCCGTCAATAATAGCACAAAATCATTTTCTAGAGTCGTCTCGCCATCGGGCGTTTGTACAATTACTTCTTTTTCTTTAATCTCTTTAATAGAAGAATTAAAATAGGCTTTAATGCTGCCTTCTTCTATTCTGTTAACAATATCTGGTCGCACCCAATATTTTACACGAGGCCCAATATCCTCGGCCCGTACAATCATTGTCACTTCACCGCCCTTTCTATAAATTTCTAAAGCAGCATCTACTGCCGAATTACTAGCGCCAACAACAATGGTTTTTTGAGTAGCGTAATAATGAGGATCGTTGTAATAATGCGCTACTTTAGGGAGTTCTTCTCCCTGCACACCAATATAATTTGGAATGTCATAAAATCCGGTGGCTATCACCACATTTTTTGCTTTATAAAAACCTTTTGTAGTGATAACTTCTTTTATAGTAGAATTTGATTTTACTTCCGTAACCTTTTCGAACAAATGAATGTTCACCTGGTTAGACGTTGCGATCCTGCGATAATATTCTAAAGCTTCAGCTTTTCTTGGTTTAGGGTTGTTGCTTATAAAGGGGATGCCATCTAACTCTAATTTTTCTGATGTTGAAAAGAAAGTCATATTAGTAGGATAGTGGTAAAGGCTGTTCACCAAACATCCTTTCTCCAGGATCAGATAGGTGAGGCCGTGTTTTTCAGCTTCCAGACCACATGCAATCCCAATTGGACCGCCGCCTATAATTACAATGTCGTAAGTATCGTTATGAATTTGCAAGATGCTTTAACTCTTTAATAGTTTCTAATTGATTTTCGGCTTTAAACACATAACTGCCGGCCACCAGAATATCTGCGCCGGCGTTTATTAGCTCTAAAGCATTTTTATTGGTTACCCCACCATCGATCTCGATTAAGGTTTCTGCATTCTGATTTAAAATCATTTCTTTTAAACGTTGTACTT from Zunongwangia profunda SM-A87 harbors:
- a CDS encoding glycoside hydrolase family 43 protein, with protein sequence MKIVNTFFIVFVCILYGGNLHAQQKSDSAFIFEPTQNPLFTHKYTADPAALVEGDMLWLFSGHDYEGGQQGYKMKDWLVFSTKDMKTWEEHPVPLKITDFEWATSGDAYAGHVAKRYGKYYWYISTNWNGIGVAVADKPEGPYKDALGEPLLTNEDCFASTHSWTCIDPAIFIDEDDQPWIFWGNGVCYYARLKDNMIEIEGDIKKIDFDGFEFTEAPWVHKANGKYYLTYATGFPEKIAYAMAEDIEGPYEYKGILNEIAGNSNTNHQSIVAFNNDWYFIYHNGGIQTDGSSYSRSVCIEKMEYNDDGTIKPIVMTTKGIYNEE
- a CDS encoding sugar porter family MFS transporter, producing MNKIVLWSLCAAFAGFLFGFDTVVISGAEKQLQQIWHSSDAFHGTYVIGMALWGTVAGAVFGGIPTNALGRKKSLFFIGILYVISALGSALVDDPITFGIFRFIGGLGVGASTIAAPAYISEIAPEKDRGRLVAFYQFNIVLGMLAAYASNYLLRDSGSEPWRWMVGMEALPALIYTFLVLVIPQSPRWLIAQGKIEKARSILSKIDTSKNLDDKIAEIKRQADHGKSSHETIFMKKYRKPLILAFLIAFFNQFSGINALLYYAPRIFEEAGLEESASLLSSIGVGVTNIIFTFMALFLIDRLGRRTLMFIGSIGYIISLSMVSAAFFLDWGGMSVPIFIFIFIAAHAIGQGSVIWVFISEIFPNHLRASGQAFGSSTHWVLAAIIPSLVPVLFGSIGPGWVFACFAFMMVLQLLYVKFMMPETKGKSLEDLGLGLSAAEE
- a CDS encoding YpdA family putative bacillithiol disulfide reductase; translated protein: MQIHNDTYDIVIIGGGPIGIACGLEAEKHGLTYLILEKGCLVNSLYHYPTNMTFFSTSEKLELDGIPFISNNPKPRKAEALEYYRRIATSNQVNIHLFEKVTEVKSNSTIKEVITTKGFYKAKNVVIATGFYDIPNYIGVQGEELPKVAHYYNDPHYYATQKTIVVGASNSAVDAALEIYRKGGEVTMIVRAEDIGPRVKYWVRPDIVNRIEEGSIKAYFNSSIKEIKEKEVIVQTPDGETTLENDFVLLLTGYRPNFEFLDNIGISLKDEDKKIPMYDENTMETNIPGIYLAGVICGGMETHKWFIENSRIHAKLIVADIIG